A window of the Artemia franciscana chromosome 3, ASM3288406v1, whole genome shotgun sequence genome harbors these coding sequences:
- the LOC136024927 gene encoding sulfhydryl oxidase 2-like isoform X1: MGSATSIFRNEENSRAPRTESVSSNFIKCPVKSGNFFSDYFILGGERFDSHQQESYLFGDNGDLNFIGGKAVPGYLFKPFWLLRSIGMKSLVLLLIVAALVPSAASASIFDDEFPALYNASDKLVILSKDNFYPKVLNDTEHVWLVEFYSSWCGHCQYFAPIFKEFAKRVQPWSKLVKIGAIDCANENNTEICRDYDIMGYPTMRVIHTNATKRTLGEDVKGSRDVQGLVESLVLYLAAQQNIGNASSTWPNIQPVTAKNIAELLRLSNTSKTVVIVTGDIVEAQKIILDACGVPEMPPILCVPQTNLNLLKALNASTAPSVFEISKTGAVLPLNISSKDYKNILKELQKRYIGDTDLISVVSEKIKESKTEETTSIYPLKPLTPDVTYLIDIEKGLKYLLEHEVALLRVVTGEKLEALKNFMLVLNKYFPARKRVGEYLEIVMNYINKHADGFKGEEFGEKLKLYEQKYTPEWKNLEWKGCKGSRPVYRGYPCSLWTMFHTLSVSSYLDPHSKEPLEVLKAIKDYVKYFFGCRECATHFLKVVNETLSQVKTKEDAVLWLWKAHNKANIRLSKDVSEDPKYPKIEFPSRIKCPLCRVDNKWNEKEVVNYLVELYRRENLSFEGLNDSKRVFYNGISNRQERELLEVGEGLRERWKIKRYSKPSKLPNRFVFERKEYFMKPEPETNSAISFFDLLFYVCFYAFGAFCFLFFVVRVLLRKQYRRKLYFYDEYGKI; this comes from the exons ATGGGCTCTGCTACTTCGATTTTTAGAAATGAGGAGAATTCACGAGCCCCAAGAACAGAATCTGTGTCAAGTAATTTCATAAAATGTCCTGTCAAGTCCG GCAACTTCTTCAGTGACTATTTTATCCTTGGCGGCGAGAGATTTGACTCACACCAGCAGGAATCGTATCTTTTTGGTGATAATGGTGATCTGAATTTTATTGGCGGAAAAGCAGTTCct GGCTATTTGTTTAAACCCTTTTGGTTGTTGCGATCCATTGGAATGAAGTCGTTAGTTTTGCTTTTAATTGTTGCTGCCTTAGTTCCGTCCGCCGCATCTGCAAGCATTTTTGACGACGAATTTCCTGCCCTCTACAATGCTAGTGATAAATTAGTTATTTTAAGCAAAGACAATTTTTACCCAAAAGTGTTAAATGACACCGAGCACGTGTGGCTTGTGGAGTTCTACAGTAGCTGGTGTGGACATTGTCAATATTTTGCACCAATATTTAAGGAATTCGCAAAGCGCGTGCAACCTTGGAGCAAGTTGGTTAAAATTGGTGCAATCGATTGTGCCAATGAAAATAATACAGAAATATGCCGTGATTATGACATAATGGGCTACCCAACTATGAGAGTGATTCATACAAATGCTACTAAAAGAACTTTGGGTGAAGATGTAAAAGGCTCTCGAGATGTGCAGGGCTTAGTGGAATCCTTAGTCCTGTATTTAGCAGCACAGCAGAATATTGGAAATGCTTCCTCTACGTGGCCGAATATTCAGCCCGTGACTGCTAAAAATATTGCTGAACTCCTGAGATTGTCGAATACTAGTAAAACGGTTGTAATTGTGACAGGTGATATTGTTGAAGCTCAGAAAATAATATTAGATGCATGCGGGGTACCAGAAATGCCACCAATTCTGTGTGTTCCACAAACTAACTTGAATCTTCTTAAAGCGCTTAATGCAAGTACAGCTCCATCCGTTTTCGAGATCAGTAAAACGGGTGCTGTTTTACCGCTGAATATTTCTTCTAAAgactataaaaatatattgaaggaATTACAGAAAAGATATATAGGAGACACGGATTTAATTTCGGTGGtgagtgaaaaaataaaagagagtAAGACAGAAGAAACAACATCGATTTACCCTCTTAAACCACTTACTCCAGATGTGACTTACTTGATAGATATTGAAAAGGGGCTTAAATATCTGTTGGAACATGAAGTAGCCTTGTTGAGAGTAGTGActggagaaaaattagaagcGTTGAAGAATTTTATGCTCGTCTTGAACAAATACTTTCCCGCTCGTAAAAGAGTTGGAGAATACTTAGAAATTGTAatgaattatattaataaacacgCTGATGGGTTTAAAGGTGAAGAATTTGGTgaaaaactaaagctttacGAACAAAAATACACTCCTGAATGGAAGAATTTAGAATGGAAAGGATGTAAAGGGTCAAGGCCTGTTTATCGTGGGTATCCATGTAGCCTGTGGACAATGTTTCATACTTTAAGTGTTTCTTCATATCTTGACCCCCACTCCAAAGAGCCGCTAGAAGTTTTGAAAGCTATTAAAGATTACGTAAAGTATTTCTTTGGCTGTCGAGAATGTGCTACTCATTTTCTAAAAGTAGTTAATGAAACTTTGTCGCAAGTTAAAACTAAGGAAGACGCTGTATTATGGCTTTGGAAAGCCCATAACAAAGCAAACATTCGACTTTCTAAAGATGTTAGTGAAGatccaaaatatccaaaaatagaaTTTCCCTCCCGTATAAAGTGTCCTTTGTGCCGAGTTGATAATAAATGGAACGAAAAAGAAGTGGTGAACTATTTAGTTGAACTTTATAGACGAGAGAATTTGAGTTTTGAAGGTTTAAATGATTCGAAACGTGTTTTTTATAACGGGATTAGCAACAGACAAGAAAGGGAATTGCTTGAAGTTGGAGAAGGGCTGAGAGAAAGGTGGAAAATCAAGAGATATTCGAAACCTTCCAAGCTCCCTAATAGatttgtttttgaaagaaaGGAATATTTTATGAAGCCTGAGCCTGAAACAAATTCggctatttcattttttgatttattattttatgtttgtttttatgcatttggtgccttttgctttttgttctttgttgtgAGAGTTCTACTTCGTAAGCAGTATCGAAGAAAGTTGTATTTTTATGATGAATATGGTaagatttaa
- the LOC136024927 gene encoding sulfhydryl oxidase 2-like isoform X2 — protein MKSLVLLLIVAALVPSAASASIFDDEFPALYNASDKLVILSKDNFYPKVLNDTEHVWLVEFYSSWCGHCQYFAPIFKEFAKRVQPWSKLVKIGAIDCANENNTEICRDYDIMGYPTMRVIHTNATKRTLGEDVKGSRDVQGLVESLVLYLAAQQNIGNASSTWPNIQPVTAKNIAELLRLSNTSKTVVIVTGDIVEAQKIILDACGVPEMPPILCVPQTNLNLLKALNASTAPSVFEISKTGAVLPLNISSKDYKNILKELQKRYIGDTDLISVVSEKIKESKTEETTSIYPLKPLTPDVTYLIDIEKGLKYLLEHEVALLRVVTGEKLEALKNFMLVLNKYFPARKRVGEYLEIVMNYINKHADGFKGEEFGEKLKLYEQKYTPEWKNLEWKGCKGSRPVYRGYPCSLWTMFHTLSVSSYLDPHSKEPLEVLKAIKDYVKYFFGCRECATHFLKVVNETLSQVKTKEDAVLWLWKAHNKANIRLSKDVSEDPKYPKIEFPSRIKCPLCRVDNKWNEKEVVNYLVELYRRENLSFEGLNDSKRVFYNGISNRQERELLEVGEGLRERWKIKRYSKPSKLPNRFVFERKEYFMKPEPETNSAISFFDLLFYVCFYAFGAFCFLFFVVRVLLRKQYRRKLYFYDEYGKI, from the coding sequence ATGAAGTCGTTAGTTTTGCTTTTAATTGTTGCTGCCTTAGTTCCGTCCGCCGCATCTGCAAGCATTTTTGACGACGAATTTCCTGCCCTCTACAATGCTAGTGATAAATTAGTTATTTTAAGCAAAGACAATTTTTACCCAAAAGTGTTAAATGACACCGAGCACGTGTGGCTTGTGGAGTTCTACAGTAGCTGGTGTGGACATTGTCAATATTTTGCACCAATATTTAAGGAATTCGCAAAGCGCGTGCAACCTTGGAGCAAGTTGGTTAAAATTGGTGCAATCGATTGTGCCAATGAAAATAATACAGAAATATGCCGTGATTATGACATAATGGGCTACCCAACTATGAGAGTGATTCATACAAATGCTACTAAAAGAACTTTGGGTGAAGATGTAAAAGGCTCTCGAGATGTGCAGGGCTTAGTGGAATCCTTAGTCCTGTATTTAGCAGCACAGCAGAATATTGGAAATGCTTCCTCTACGTGGCCGAATATTCAGCCCGTGACTGCTAAAAATATTGCTGAACTCCTGAGATTGTCGAATACTAGTAAAACGGTTGTAATTGTGACAGGTGATATTGTTGAAGCTCAGAAAATAATATTAGATGCATGCGGGGTACCAGAAATGCCACCAATTCTGTGTGTTCCACAAACTAACTTGAATCTTCTTAAAGCGCTTAATGCAAGTACAGCTCCATCCGTTTTCGAGATCAGTAAAACGGGTGCTGTTTTACCGCTGAATATTTCTTCTAAAgactataaaaatatattgaaggaATTACAGAAAAGATATATAGGAGACACGGATTTAATTTCGGTGGtgagtgaaaaaataaaagagagtAAGACAGAAGAAACAACATCGATTTACCCTCTTAAACCACTTACTCCAGATGTGACTTACTTGATAGATATTGAAAAGGGGCTTAAATATCTGTTGGAACATGAAGTAGCCTTGTTGAGAGTAGTGActggagaaaaattagaagcGTTGAAGAATTTTATGCTCGTCTTGAACAAATACTTTCCCGCTCGTAAAAGAGTTGGAGAATACTTAGAAATTGTAatgaattatattaataaacacgCTGATGGGTTTAAAGGTGAAGAATTTGGTgaaaaactaaagctttacGAACAAAAATACACTCCTGAATGGAAGAATTTAGAATGGAAAGGATGTAAAGGGTCAAGGCCTGTTTATCGTGGGTATCCATGTAGCCTGTGGACAATGTTTCATACTTTAAGTGTTTCTTCATATCTTGACCCCCACTCCAAAGAGCCGCTAGAAGTTTTGAAAGCTATTAAAGATTACGTAAAGTATTTCTTTGGCTGTCGAGAATGTGCTACTCATTTTCTAAAAGTAGTTAATGAAACTTTGTCGCAAGTTAAAACTAAGGAAGACGCTGTATTATGGCTTTGGAAAGCCCATAACAAAGCAAACATTCGACTTTCTAAAGATGTTAGTGAAGatccaaaatatccaaaaatagaaTTTCCCTCCCGTATAAAGTGTCCTTTGTGCCGAGTTGATAATAAATGGAACGAAAAAGAAGTGGTGAACTATTTAGTTGAACTTTATAGACGAGAGAATTTGAGTTTTGAAGGTTTAAATGATTCGAAACGTGTTTTTTATAACGGGATTAGCAACAGACAAGAAAGGGAATTGCTTGAAGTTGGAGAAGGGCTGAGAGAAAGGTGGAAAATCAAGAGATATTCGAAACCTTCCAAGCTCCCTAATAGatttgtttttgaaagaaaGGAATATTTTATGAAGCCTGAGCCTGAAACAAATTCggctatttcattttttgatttattattttatgtttgtttttatgcatttggtgccttttgctttttgttctttgttgtgAGAGTTCTACTTCGTAAGCAGTATCGAAGAAAGTTGTATTTTTATGATGAATATGGTaagatttaa
- the LOC136024931 gene encoding uncharacterized protein LOC136024931 isoform X1 codes for MTSENTEYSLKPIVIIAADEKLSSNDLTLYQNKVQTCVKLVQAVISELLEVQGFPGRVLSLENKDEIDVFTSVYTVSQLHDMDRNFIWESLAREIFSLLGKYTHSKVIGFLTCAKYVKVDNDVVPKTYIDVLRRTRGYAMCAVGGFALIGMATFYAWPSAIEDIPKYLTDKTIVDRTKYQDGSCMRGTWGSCYSSTMGAILHEILHLFDVVHYKEGIMGQGFMDMDKFLLQHFLKGTAQLQRSKIELFPDKTSQVVFDETKMEDFGGFYLDRASLVTLALSKYLNKFEDINVNIKRLGSSLSSPAGLRFISVRNEDMTVRHWEFLGETPPKVFTIPTLISTSELVVFAIDSFGNNAKFNWS; via the exons ATGACTTCAGAAAATACTGAGTACTCTTTGAAACCAATCGTCATTATTGCTGCTGATGAAAAATTGTCTTCTAATGACCTTACTCTCTATCaaaataaagttcaaacttGCGTGAAGCTTGTTCAGGCTGTTATATCTGAATTACTTGAAGTTCAAGGATTTCCAGGCCGTGTTTTATCCCTAGAAAATAAGGATGAAATCGACGTATTTACATCTGTATATACAGTATCTCAATTACATGATATGGACAGGAACTTTATTTGGGAAAGTTTAGCAAGGGAAATATTTAGTCTCCTTGGGAAGTATACTCATTCAAAAGTCATAGGATTCTTAACTTGTGCTAAATATGTTAAAGTGGATAATGATGTTGTCCCCAAAACGTATATTGACGTTTTGAGAAGAACTAGAGGATATGCCATGTGTGCTGTTGGAGGCTTTGCCTTGATTGGAATGGCAACATTTTATGCTTGGCCCTCAGCAATTGAGGACATACCCAAATATCTGACAGATAAAACCATAGTGGATAGAACAAAGTACCAGGATGGGTCTTGTATGAG AGGAACTTGGGGAAGTTGCTACTCATCAACAATGGGGGCGATTCTTCACGAGATTCTTCACTTATTTGATGTTGTACATTATAAAGAAGGAATAATGGGCCAGGGATTCATGGATATGGATAAATTCCTCTTGCAACATTTCTTGAAAGGGACTGCTCAACTGCAAAGGAGTAAAATCGAGTTGTTTCCAGATAAAACTTCGCAGGTAGTATTTGATGAAACTAAAATGGAAGATTTTGGAGGTTTCTACTTAGATAGAGCTTCTCTAGTAACTCTTGCTCTAAGCAAGTATCTGAACAAGTTTGAAGATATCAACGTAAATATAAAGCGTCTCGG ttcgtCACTATCAAGTCCTGCTGGATTGCGATTTATTAGTGTTCGAAATGAAGACATGACGGTCAGGCACTGGGAGTTTCTTGGAGAAACACCGCCGAAAGTGTTCACAATTCCAACTTTAATAAGCACCAGTGAATTAGTTGTATTTGCTATCGACAGTTTTGGCAACAATGCTAAATTTAACTGGTCTTGA
- the LOC136024931 gene encoding uncharacterized protein LOC136024931 isoform X2, with protein MTSENTEYSLKPIVIIAADEKLSSNDLTLYQNKVQTCVKLVQAVISELLEVQGFPGRVLSLENKDEIDVFTSVYTVSQLHDMDRNFIWESLAREIFSLLGKYTHSKVIGFLTCAKYVKVDNDVVPKTYIDVLRRTRGYAMCAVGGFALIGMATFYAWPSAIEDIPKYLTDKTIVDRTKYQDGSCMRGTWGSCYSSTMGAILHEILHLFDVVHYKEGIMGQGFMDMDKFLLQHFLKGTAQLQRSKIELFPDKTSQFVTIKSCWIAIY; from the exons ATGACTTCAGAAAATACTGAGTACTCTTTGAAACCAATCGTCATTATTGCTGCTGATGAAAAATTGTCTTCTAATGACCTTACTCTCTATCaaaataaagttcaaacttGCGTGAAGCTTGTTCAGGCTGTTATATCTGAATTACTTGAAGTTCAAGGATTTCCAGGCCGTGTTTTATCCCTAGAAAATAAGGATGAAATCGACGTATTTACATCTGTATATACAGTATCTCAATTACATGATATGGACAGGAACTTTATTTGGGAAAGTTTAGCAAGGGAAATATTTAGTCTCCTTGGGAAGTATACTCATTCAAAAGTCATAGGATTCTTAACTTGTGCTAAATATGTTAAAGTGGATAATGATGTTGTCCCCAAAACGTATATTGACGTTTTGAGAAGAACTAGAGGATATGCCATGTGTGCTGTTGGAGGCTTTGCCTTGATTGGAATGGCAACATTTTATGCTTGGCCCTCAGCAATTGAGGACATACCCAAATATCTGACAGATAAAACCATAGTGGATAGAACAAAGTACCAGGATGGGTCTTGTATGAG AGGAACTTGGGGAAGTTGCTACTCATCAACAATGGGGGCGATTCTTCACGAGATTCTTCACTTATTTGATGTTGTACATTATAAAGAAGGAATAATGGGCCAGGGATTCATGGATATGGATAAATTCCTCTTGCAACATTTCTTGAAAGGGACTGCTCAACTGCAAAGGAGTAAAATCGAGTTGTTTCCAGATAAAACTTCGCAG ttcgtCACTATCAAGTCCTGCTGGATTGCGATTTATTAG